A region of Paenibacillus sp. JNUCC-31 DNA encodes the following proteins:
- a CDS encoding alpha/beta hydrolase, giving the protein MFVYGFAILVLIVLAILGLGGLYFFKTAIRRAPKSFLVDNPNLMPEPDNEIISSASDLAWLGEQQTEEVRIESHDGLKLHGTWLPSKGGSQRRTVILAHGYSGKGREMAGFARFYAEKQGFNVLMPDDRGHGQSEGDIIGFGWLDRKDYVQWIQWVLGKVGIETQIILHGISMGGATVLMTGGEALPHQVRAIVSDCAYTSVKEELTFQLKQLYKLPAFPFIPVTSLISRWKAGYFFGEASALNQLANVHVPVLFIHGEADTFVPTEMVYRLYEACPTEKELLTIPRAGHGTAFQVDRTRYEEILESFLMKNLSHSSPVPAKYK; this is encoded by the coding sequence ATGTTCGTATATGGCTTTGCGATTCTGGTGCTAATTGTTCTTGCTATACTAGGGTTAGGTGGACTTTACTTCTTCAAAACGGCCATTCGGCGTGCTCCAAAATCATTTCTGGTTGATAATCCTAACCTGATGCCCGAACCAGATAACGAGATCATTAGTAGTGCTTCTGATCTGGCGTGGCTTGGCGAGCAGCAAACAGAAGAGGTTCGCATTGAATCGCATGATGGCTTAAAGTTACATGGAACTTGGCTTCCGTCAAAGGGCGGATCACAGCGTCGCACGGTTATTCTGGCGCATGGTTATTCCGGAAAGGGTCGGGAAATGGCGGGCTTTGCTCGCTTTTATGCGGAAAAACAGGGCTTTAACGTGCTGATGCCGGATGATCGCGGTCATGGACAAAGCGAAGGCGACATCATCGGATTTGGCTGGCTGGACCGTAAAGATTATGTTCAATGGATTCAATGGGTTCTCGGCAAGGTCGGGATCGAGACGCAGATCATTCTGCACGGAATTTCAATGGGAGGAGCAACCGTACTGATGACTGGAGGCGAAGCTCTACCGCATCAGGTGAGGGCCATCGTGTCTGATTGTGCTTATACCTCAGTGAAGGAGGAGCTGACTTTCCAGCTCAAACAGTTATACAAACTGCCCGCATTTCCGTTTATTCCTGTTACCAGCCTCATCTCCAGGTGGAAGGCGGGCTACTTCTTCGGAGAGGCTTCAGCGCTAAATCAGCTTGCCAACGTTCACGTTCCGGTTCTATTCATTCACGGTGAGGCGGATACGTTTGTACCGACTGAAATGGTGTACAGGCTATATGAGGCTTGTCCAACGGAAAAGGAACTGCTGACCATTCCCCGTGCAGGGCATGGAACTGCGTTTCAAGTGGATCGTACCCGATACGAGGAGATACTTGAATCCTTTTTGATGAAGAACCTGTCACATTCTTCTCCGGTACCCGCGAAATACAAGTAA
- a CDS encoding N-acetylglucosamine kinase — protein sequence MSTYVIGMDGGGSHTRVALADENGKVLSYVQKGGCNRYHDANAERHVLDGITEAIRGAGLEVEQIASIQAGMAGLDRPEDTLWAEALLAQTGISGRISAVNDTHIAHTAAFGGEPGIVAIGGTGSLILGKTGQGTWLRNDQFGHYAPTAARFLAYDTVHSILAGRYELQDQLFIERVLMYWNVTSIPELAALGVAGFAENRQAINRKFGQMAPLVTEAAALNIPLAVRVCESAADTAVVGILMIASCFDDQQVSMTLTGSCLSTPYMVEAVRKGLEAAYTLGGPKIHYITSNLPAIGGALLDAYHLAEIQVPEGITSELQSELKRHTT from the coding sequence ATGAGTACATATGTGATTGGGATGGATGGCGGGGGAAGCCATACACGTGTGGCTTTGGCCGACGAGAACGGTAAGGTTTTATCGTACGTGCAAAAGGGTGGTTGCAACCGCTATCATGATGCCAATGCAGAACGGCATGTGTTGGACGGTATTACTGAAGCCATTCGCGGAGCGGGGCTAGAAGTGGAACAGATTGCCTCCATTCAGGCGGGGATGGCAGGTCTGGATCGGCCTGAAGATACGCTCTGGGCCGAAGCATTGCTGGCCCAAACAGGGATCTCTGGCCGGATCAGCGCGGTAAATGATACCCATATCGCACATACGGCAGCTTTTGGTGGTGAGCCGGGCATTGTAGCCATTGGAGGCACAGGTTCTCTGATTCTGGGTAAAACGGGACAGGGGACGTGGCTTCGCAATGATCAGTTCGGGCACTATGCACCGACAGCAGCACGATTTTTGGCTTATGACACGGTGCATTCCATCCTTGCAGGACGTTATGAGCTACAGGATCAACTCTTCATCGAGCGTGTATTAATGTATTGGAATGTAACTTCCATTCCAGAGCTTGCTGCGCTCGGCGTAGCGGGTTTTGCTGAAAATAGACAGGCCATCAATCGGAAGTTTGGTCAAATGGCTCCCCTGGTGACCGAAGCAGCCGCGCTGAATATTCCTCTTGCGGTCAGAGTATGTGAATCGGCAGCGGATACGGCTGTTGTGGGTATTCTTATGATTGCGTCCTGTTTTGATGATCAACAGGTGTCCATGACACTCACTGGAAGTTGTTTAAGTACACCTTATATGGTGGAGGCTGTTCGAAAGGGGCTGGAAGCAGCCTATACACTAGGAGGGCCAAAAATTCATTACATAACCAGCAATCTGCCGGCAATCGGCGGTGCACTGCTGGATGCATATCATTTGGCAGAAATCCAGGTGCCTGAAGGTATCACGTCTGAACTCCAATCGGAGCTGAAACGGCATACGACTTGA
- a CDS encoding SGNH/GDSL hydrolase family protein, with product MAIGDSLTVGTGALLGTGFVPLYRRMAEMNVRSFVSMDNLGVNGLTSGEMLHMISGNPRVRQSLREADMVTLSIGGNDLIRTFKSSGGIPNASKMTQVLGDTRSNVSQIMKHIRQLKGSHVYMIRTIGLYNPYPQAAEAAYWVRQYNSFLNAAGSGNYACAQVYDRFEGRERELLFWDRVHPNARGYRVIAEQLNRTGYHPFA from the coding sequence GTGGCTATAGGAGATTCATTAACGGTAGGTACAGGAGCGCTGCTGGGCACCGGCTTTGTTCCTTTATATCGGAGAATGGCTGAAATGAATGTGCGTTCGTTTGTATCCATGGACAATCTGGGAGTGAATGGACTGACCTCAGGGGAGATGCTGCACATGATATCCGGCAATCCAAGAGTACGGCAATCGCTGCGTGAAGCGGATATGGTTACGTTGTCGATCGGCGGGAATGATCTGATTCGTACATTCAAATCCAGTGGAGGGATTCCGAATGCGAGCAAAATGACACAGGTGCTGGGCGATACCCGCAGTAATGTATCCCAGATCATGAAGCATATCCGGCAGTTGAAAGGAAGCCATGTATATATGATTCGTACGATTGGGTTGTACAACCCGTACCCGCAAGCGGCGGAAGCGGCTTATTGGGTGAGGCAGTATAATTCTTTTCTGAATGCTGCGGGATCGGGGAATTATGCCTGTGCCCAGGTGTATGACCGATTTGAGGGACGTGAACGGGAACTGTTATTCTGGGACAGGGTTCATCCCAATGCAAGAGGATATCGAGTGATTGCCGAGCAGCTGAATCGTACAGGATACCATCCATTTGCCTGA
- a CDS encoding tetratricopeptide repeat protein, giving the protein MLIKFLIFGLLWRIVGNPIVAVLIFLIILYFLDRRYVGVMPSFMKPLKRMRNISRLRQQLAMNPNEVSSKLDLARLLIERKRYSEAHALLIELERPYEQSAEYWEALGTTELHLGHTEEGERHILQALNINPRVKYGRPYLTLAGAFKETDRDKSLAYVQQFQEIHSSSSEAYYLLGSVYRSLGRTADSKQAYEQSLNVYRSLPKYKKRQERRWAVRSWFRKRGL; this is encoded by the coding sequence GTGCTGATTAAATTTCTAATCTTTGGCCTGCTGTGGCGGATTGTAGGCAATCCAATCGTGGCTGTCCTTATTTTCCTCATTATTCTATATTTCCTGGATCGTCGCTATGTTGGGGTGATGCCAAGCTTCATGAAACCCCTTAAGCGTATGCGTAACATCTCACGGCTCCGGCAACAGCTTGCCATGAATCCGAATGAAGTCTCTTCCAAGCTGGATCTGGCACGCCTGTTGATTGAACGCAAACGTTATAGCGAAGCTCATGCACTGCTGATTGAACTGGAGCGTCCTTACGAGCAATCAGCCGAATACTGGGAGGCGCTGGGCACAACTGAACTTCATCTGGGTCATACGGAAGAAGGTGAGCGTCATATTTTGCAGGCACTGAATATTAATCCAAGGGTGAAATATGGACGGCCTTATCTGACACTTGCAGGTGCATTCAAGGAAACTGACCGGGACAAATCGCTGGCTTACGTTCAGCAATTTCAGGAGATTCATTCCTCATCCAGTGAAGCGTACTATCTGCTAGGTTCGGTGTACCGTTCCCTAGGGCGTACTGCTGACTCAAAACAAGCCTATGAACAATCCCTGAACGTATATCGCTCCTTGCCAAAATATAAGAAGCGCCAGGAACGTCGCTGGGCTGTACGCAGCTGGTTCCGCAAACGCGGACTCTAA
- a CDS encoding GNAT family N-acetyltransferase: MLIDLKSRIQEPEVQELLSYSVFPDPDQLNRALQQYVDKDELHLEGYGDEGQLIGLIGYERTGTSEITIHHIAVLPENRFKNYGRGMISQLLANYNPDRLIAETDVEAVEFYRNTGFVVYSLGELYPGVERFRCVLEKDEQQDEE; this comes from the coding sequence GTGTTAATTGATTTAAAATCACGCATACAGGAGCCGGAAGTGCAGGAGTTGTTGTCCTACTCGGTCTTTCCGGACCCGGATCAGCTGAATCGTGCGTTACAACAGTATGTTGATAAGGACGAGCTGCATTTGGAAGGTTATGGAGACGAAGGCCAGCTGATCGGTCTGATTGGATATGAGCGTACAGGAACCAGTGAGATCACCATTCATCACATCGCAGTCCTGCCGGAGAACCGTTTCAAAAATTATGGTCGGGGCATGATTTCACAGCTGCTGGCAAACTATAATCCCGACAGACTGATCGCAGAAACCGATGTGGAAGCGGTGGAGTTTTATCGAAATACGGGATTCGTGGTCTATAGTTTGGGCGAGTTGTATCCGGGTGTGGAACGATTCCGCTGTGTGTTGGAAAAAGACGAGCAGCAAGACGAAGAATAA
- a CDS encoding phosphotransferase, which yields MPNIESGSLIEIEQQLIANVLSMYGFTSSWNAQRGKGGMNNSTFMVEIDQECYVLRQYETHNDRMKIAFEHGVLSALSCSGFELDVPTPVSLPDPKDQTFLAVQDRLTNRTKIVALFHYREGHNPVWNTPDQLIELGQAAGTLSSAMARLVLSLEPVYPPYYRIQEAYPLCSPEKLLQLCTSPPDMLSACADDLQQLKDVLPDLFDALRGMETLPHQLVHGDLNASNVLADSQDHICAILDFEFATWDLRVMELAVPMSDLLTMDKEQAWMWAALEGLIQGFRLRVSLEPEELSVIPELILLRSLDVVMHFISRMFEGTDEPEVAVQQIRKLRERADWMKSNEERLRGLLICSGL from the coding sequence GTGCCCAACATCGAATCAGGTTCCTTAATTGAGATAGAACAACAGCTAATAGCCAATGTTTTATCCATGTATGGCTTCACGTCCAGCTGGAATGCTCAGCGCGGAAAGGGAGGCATGAATAATTCTACCTTTATGGTAGAGATTGACCAAGAATGTTATGTGCTTAGGCAGTATGAAACGCATAATGATCGAATGAAAATTGCTTTTGAACATGGGGTGTTGTCAGCATTGTCGTGTTCAGGCTTTGAGCTTGATGTGCCGACGCCCGTGAGCCTTCCTGATCCAAAGGATCAAACGTTTCTGGCAGTGCAGGATCGCCTCACGAACCGTACCAAAATAGTGGCGTTATTCCATTATCGTGAAGGTCATAACCCGGTCTGGAATACACCTGATCAGCTGATTGAATTGGGTCAGGCGGCGGGCACCCTGTCTTCCGCTATGGCACGCCTCGTCTTATCGCTTGAACCCGTCTATCCGCCTTACTATCGGATTCAGGAAGCTTACCCGCTCTGTTCACCAGAGAAACTGTTACAACTATGTACATCTCCCCCGGATATGCTGTCGGCATGTGCGGATGACTTGCAGCAGTTGAAGGATGTGCTGCCAGACTTGTTTGATGCGCTCCGAGGGATGGAAACTCTGCCGCATCAACTGGTACATGGGGATCTGAATGCATCGAATGTGTTGGCAGATTCGCAGGATCACATATGTGCTATATTGGATTTTGAATTTGCTACATGGGATCTGCGGGTGATGGAGCTGGCAGTTCCCATGTCCGACCTTCTGACGATGGACAAGGAGCAGGCATGGATGTGGGCAGCTCTGGAGGGCCTGATTCAAGGGTTCAGACTACGGGTCAGCTTGGAACCAGAAGAGCTGAGCGTGATTCCGGAGCTGATTCTGCTTCGAAGTCTGGATGTGGTGATGCATTTTATCAGCCGAATGTTTGAAGGTACAGATGAGCCAGAAGTGGCTGTACAGCAGATCAGGAAGTTGAGAGAACGGGCAGACTGGATGAAGAGTAATGAGGAACGGCTGCGTGGGCTGCTGATCTGTTCGGGCCTGTGA
- a CDS encoding MarR family winged helix-turn-helix transcriptional regulator, which translates to MNTPDAKSLVNRYLDASFLVTKRFDTQIRERMGQTITTDQFCALRMIEEKPSCTPSDLAELLCVGKSSITALVNKLVDRDLVHRAGDERDRRVVYLTLTDNGRKVYRETEQEIQQLLEPYLVHFKPEEVHNFIESFEKLAALLTQEGGQENE; encoded by the coding sequence ATGAACACACCGGATGCCAAAAGCTTGGTTAATCGCTATTTGGATGCCTCTTTTCTCGTAACCAAACGGTTTGATACCCAGATACGTGAACGCATGGGGCAAACCATTACCACCGATCAGTTCTGTGCACTTCGTATGATCGAAGAGAAACCGTCCTGTACGCCCTCTGATCTGGCAGAGCTTCTGTGTGTAGGCAAGAGCAGCATTACTGCGTTGGTCAACAAGCTGGTGGATCGGGATCTGGTCCATCGGGCCGGGGATGAGCGCGACCGCAGAGTTGTATATTTAACCCTGACGGATAACGGACGGAAAGTATACAGGGAAACGGAACAGGAAATACAGCAGCTTCTGGAGCCGTATCTGGTTCATTTCAAACCGGAAGAGGTTCACAATTTCATTGAATCCTTTGAGAAGCTTGCAGCTTTGCTTACGCAAGAAGGAGGACAGGAGAACGAATGA
- a CDS encoding class I SAM-dependent methyltransferase has translation MGNEQFEAARKAEAGYHSNFYQNNELFASGTWMSRPMPMVMDMLERLLAHKTELRVLDLGCGVGRHTIPIAQRLGQTNSEVIGVDLLDEAVDGLRKYAKEYQVDHIVQVEKADVEHYAVKPDHFDYIAACSCLEHVSNKQALVEAIERLQVGTRTGGIHCITMSTSVEEKEINTGREIEPLIELNLPTAEAIALLENAYRDWNILLQEHVTQTIEEEKYDEPTQFRCELLRFAAQKQ, from the coding sequence ATGGGAAATGAACAATTTGAGGCTGCAAGGAAAGCAGAGGCGGGTTACCATTCCAACTTCTATCAGAATAATGAATTATTCGCGTCCGGTACCTGGATGTCGAGGCCCATGCCTATGGTTATGGACATGCTGGAGCGTCTGCTTGCCCACAAGACGGAGCTGCGTGTTCTGGATTTGGGATGCGGTGTAGGCAGACATACGATTCCGATTGCACAGCGTCTCGGGCAAACGAACAGTGAAGTCATCGGCGTGGATTTGCTGGACGAGGCTGTAGATGGACTCCGCAAATATGCGAAAGAATATCAGGTTGATCATATTGTGCAAGTAGAGAAAGCGGATGTTGAGCATTACGCTGTCAAGCCGGATCATTTTGATTATATTGCTGCTTGCTCTTGCCTGGAACATGTTTCAAATAAACAAGCCTTGGTAGAAGCTATTGAACGATTACAAGTGGGAACCCGTACAGGCGGCATTCATTGTATCACGATGAGTACGAGTGTAGAGGAGAAGGAAATCAACACAGGCCGGGAGATTGAACCATTGATTGAATTGAATCTGCCCACAGCTGAGGCTATCGCATTGCTGGAGAATGCTTATAGGGATTGGAATATTCTGCTTCAGGAACATGTGACACAGACGATTGAAGAGGAAAAATATGATGAACCGACCCAGTTCCGTTGTGAACTGCTTCGTTTCGCTGCACAGAAGCAATAG
- a CDS encoding MMPL family transporter, with the protein MRTILKARWWLMGLWVVVAAVLMFTAPNMSELIREKGQFSVPDGYSSTQAAAILDEAAAQKGEQQGSQLALVFYNPDGLGTDGKEEAEKAVKKLETEKEKLGILSILEPFSQPELSDKMISADGKTILTSLSIDQGDRTVKEMREDLNEALKSVNVEHYITGKGLIDEDTVESSQEGLKKSEYITVVFILLILFLVFRSFVAPFVPLLTVGISYIVSQQIVAFLVDGLDFPISTFTQIFMVAVMFGIGTDYCILLISRFKEELAHHENTWDAIMATYRTAGKTVFFSALAVLVGFIAIGFAQFMLYRSAVAVAVGIAVMMLALVTIVPFFMAVLGKRLFWPSKGSLEHAESKIYGAAGRFSLKRPWAALLIVAAVCVPLLATYDGKLSFNSLDEIGDKYDSVKAFNIISDSFGPGESLPGQVVIQNDEAMDNAKYMALAEKISREVEKVPGISGVRSMTRPTGDEIKDFEVTQQVGTLSDGLGEGKTGLDKIRDGLSEASSQLSKNEPQLKEAADGAGELSKGTSQLQSGITQLSEGLQQIEKGIRDGSSGAGDLKAGLQKAKTSADQLAQANNQLLQAYRQAGAGVAALGDGVGELQQQLTGVSAALTSLNESFTALEERYPELLQDADYQRVKGTLGETGTGTAQLAQGLGQIQTKLSEAAAGINQANEGFASAASGQKALADGLGQIVTGIGQLQSGLKQAADGQGKVISEIPSIQNGLGQLQGGQEKIQKGFSDLSGQLTQLTDGLNQSVDGIEQVSGGLDSAQDYLTQLQNSPDSDLAGWYVPAEALNNKDFKQVFDTYLSKDRKTMTIDVIFAENPYGTEAIDRVPDIEAAVHRAVQGSALEKADIAIGGVTSTFADLQEISNNDYTRTVMLMLAGTFIILVLLLRSVIMPLYLIISLLLAYFTSMALTEAIFVNILGFSGISWVTPFFGFVMLIALGVDYSIFLMDRFNENKGMRVQDAMLYAMKNMGTVILSAAVILSGTFAAMYPSGVLSMMQIATVVLSGLILYSLLFLPFFVPVMVKMFGRANWWPFPNKEQTDSVESDRHLGM; encoded by the coding sequence ATGAGAACGATTTTGAAAGCGCGATGGTGGTTGATGGGGCTATGGGTCGTTGTGGCCGCCGTATTGATGTTCACTGCACCTAACATGAGTGAACTGATTCGGGAAAAGGGACAGTTTTCAGTTCCTGACGGGTACTCATCCACACAGGCAGCAGCCATTCTGGACGAAGCCGCAGCACAAAAGGGAGAGCAGCAGGGCAGCCAGCTGGCTCTTGTATTTTATAATCCGGATGGTTTGGGTACCGATGGAAAAGAAGAGGCAGAGAAGGCGGTTAAGAAGCTGGAGACCGAAAAAGAGAAACTGGGCATTCTGTCCATACTGGAACCATTCTCTCAGCCTGAATTGTCAGATAAAATGATTTCTGCCGATGGCAAGACGATCTTAACGTCGCTTTCCATCGATCAGGGAGACCGAACAGTCAAGGAAATGCGAGAAGACCTTAATGAAGCATTAAAATCGGTCAATGTGGAGCATTACATAACCGGTAAAGGCTTGATTGATGAGGATACGGTGGAAAGCTCCCAAGAAGGACTCAAAAAATCGGAGTACATTACCGTTGTATTTATTTTACTCATCCTGTTCCTTGTATTCCGCTCATTCGTAGCTCCATTTGTTCCGCTGCTTACGGTGGGGATCAGCTACATTGTTTCACAGCAGATTGTCGCGTTCCTTGTGGACGGACTAGACTTCCCTATATCGACGTTTACGCAGATCTTTATGGTGGCGGTCATGTTCGGGATTGGTACGGACTACTGCATCCTGTTGATTAGCAGGTTCAAGGAAGAATTGGCTCATCATGAAAATACGTGGGATGCCATCATGGCTACGTACCGCACAGCAGGCAAAACGGTATTCTTCTCCGCACTTGCCGTGCTGGTTGGATTCATTGCCATTGGTTTTGCACAGTTTATGCTTTATCGTTCCGCGGTAGCGGTTGCTGTCGGTATTGCCGTGATGATGCTGGCATTAGTCACGATTGTTCCTTTTTTCATGGCGGTACTGGGCAAAAGGCTGTTCTGGCCTTCCAAGGGTTCACTGGAGCATGCCGAGAGCAAGATTTATGGTGCAGCCGGCCGTTTCTCTCTAAAACGTCCATGGGCAGCTCTGCTCATCGTTGCAGCGGTATGTGTGCCATTGCTGGCGACTTACGACGGCAAACTGTCGTTTAACAGTCTCGATGAAATTGGTGATAAATATGATTCGGTCAAAGCATTCAATATCATTTCGGACAGCTTCGGTCCGGGTGAATCCTTGCCGGGTCAGGTCGTAATCCAGAATGATGAAGCAATGGACAACGCCAAGTATATGGCGCTCGCCGAGAAGATCAGCCGGGAAGTGGAGAAGGTGCCAGGCATCTCTGGTGTCCGCAGCATGACACGTCCAACCGGTGATGAGATCAAAGATTTTGAAGTGACACAGCAAGTGGGGACATTGTCTGATGGATTGGGCGAAGGTAAAACGGGTCTGGATAAAATCCGTGACGGTCTGAGCGAGGCCAGCAGTCAGTTAAGCAAAAATGAACCACAGCTTAAAGAAGCAGCTGATGGGGCAGGAGAACTGTCGAAGGGTACGTCCCAGTTGCAGTCGGGTATTACACAGTTGTCTGAAGGACTTCAGCAGATTGAAAAAGGAATTCGTGACGGCTCCTCGGGTGCTGGTGATCTGAAAGCAGGTCTTCAAAAAGCTAAAACGAGTGCAGATCAACTTGCGCAGGCGAACAATCAGTTGCTTCAAGCTTACCGTCAAGCAGGAGCAGGTGTAGCTGCGCTGGGTGATGGTGTCGGTGAACTGCAACAACAGCTTACAGGTGTATCTGCAGCATTGACCAGCCTGAATGAATCGTTCACAGCGCTTGAGGAACGCTATCCTGAGTTGCTGCAAGACGCAGACTATCAGCGGGTTAAAGGTACACTTGGTGAGACGGGTACTGGCACGGCACAGCTTGCTCAAGGTTTGGGGCAAATTCAGACCAAGCTCAGTGAAGCCGCAGCTGGAATTAATCAGGCTAATGAAGGCTTTGCCTCTGCAGCCTCCGGACAGAAGGCACTTGCCGATGGTCTGGGCCAGATTGTAACAGGAATCGGTCAGCTGCAATCCGGTCTCAAACAGGCCGCTGACGGTCAGGGTAAAGTGATTAGCGAAATCCCTTCAATCCAGAACGGACTGGGCCAGCTCCAGGGTGGTCAGGAGAAAATTCAGAAAGGCTTCTCGGATCTGAGTGGTCAATTGACTCAATTGACGGATGGTCTTAATCAGAGTGTTGATGGAATTGAGCAGGTTTCCGGTGGTCTCGATTCAGCGCAGGATTACCTGACACAATTGCAAAACTCTCCTGATTCCGATCTGGCTGGCTGGTATGTTCCAGCAGAAGCTCTGAACAATAAGGACTTCAAGCAGGTATTCGATACGTATCTGTCCAAAGATCGGAAAACGATGACGATTGACGTTATTTTTGCCGAGAATCCATATGGGACCGAAGCGATTGATCGTGTTCCGGATATCGAAGCTGCTGTACATCGTGCGGTACAGGGAAGTGCACTTGAAAAAGCGGACATTGCGATTGGCGGAGTGACCAGTACGTTTGCAGATTTGCAGGAAATCTCAAACAATGACTATACACGGACAGTCATGCTGATGCTCGCAGGTACGTTTATTATTCTGGTCCTGCTGCTGCGTTCAGTGATTATGCCGTTGTATCTGATCATCTCATTGTTGCTGGCTTATTTCACATCCATGGCTCTGACCGAAGCCATCTTTGTGAATATACTTGGGTTCTCGGGCATCAGTTGGGTAACACCGTTCTTCGGTTTTGTCATGCTGATTGCACTTGGTGTGGATTACAGCATCTTCCTGATGGACCGTTTCAATGAGAACAAAGGCATGAGAGTACAGGATGCCATGCTATATGCCATGAAAAACATGGGTACGGTAATCCTGTCCGCTGCCGTGATTCTAAGCGGTACCTTTGCCGCAATGTATCCATCGGGAGTTCTTTCGATGATGCAAATTGCAACGGTTGTACTCAGTGGACTGATCTTGTATTCTCTGTTGTTCCTGCCATTCTTCGTTCCTGTAATGGTGAAAATGTTCGGCCGTGCCAACTGGTGGCCATTCCCAAACAAAGAACAGACGGATTCTGTTGAATCGGATCGCCATTTAGGCATGTAA